In Ruminococcaceae bacterium BL-6, a genomic segment contains:
- a CDS encoding ABC transporter ATP-binding protein, with amino-acid sequence MSAIIQMEHITKQFGGLKAVNDFCGDVEERSIVGLIGPNGAGKTTLFNMMACTFPPTSGKVRYCGRDITRARTSDMAGMGLARTFQVTKPFGSMSVLDNIMVGTFLRTKDRKAARQKAEDIYRFLGISCDPDKASCNSTTVDRKKLEVARALATEPKLLLLDEVMAGCNPQEKLELVQVIRKIRDSGVTIIIIEHDIKTIMTLCEKIFLLHRGEKLVEGTPEEVANDKRAISAYLGEEFSNA; translated from the coding sequence ATGTCTGCGATTATTCAGATGGAGCATATCACAAAGCAGTTCGGCGGCCTGAAGGCGGTGAACGATTTCTGCGGGGATGTGGAGGAGCGTTCCATCGTGGGGCTGATCGGCCCGAACGGCGCGGGAAAGACCACGCTGTTCAACATGATGGCGTGCACCTTTCCCCCGACGTCGGGGAAGGTCCGTTACTGCGGCAGGGATATCACCAGGGCGAGGACATCTGACATGGCGGGGATGGGGCTCGCAAGGACGTTTCAGGTCACCAAGCCGTTCGGGTCCATGTCCGTCCTCGACAATATCATGGTCGGCACCTTTCTGAGGACGAAGGACCGGAAGGCGGCGAGACAGAAGGCGGAGGATATCTATCGCTTCCTCGGGATCAGCTGCGATCCCGACAAGGCGTCCTGCAACAGCACCACCGTGGACCGGAAGAAGCTGGAGGTGGCGAGGGCTCTGGCGACGGAGCCGAAGCTGCTTCTATTAGATGAAGTGATGGCCGGCTGCAACCCGCAGGAAAAGCTGGAGCTGGTACAGGTCATCCGGAAAATACGGGATTCGGGTGTGACCATCATCATCATCGAGCACGATATCAAGACCATCATGACCCTGTGCGAAAAGATCTTTCTTCTGCACCGCGGGGAAAAGCTTGTCGAGGGCACGCCGGAGGAAGTGGCAAACGACAAACGGGCCATCAGCGCCTACCTGGGGGAGGAATTTTCGAATGCTTAA
- the livF gene encoding leucine/isoleucine/valine transporter subunit; ATP-binding component of ABC superfamily (Evidence 2a : Function from experimental evidences in other organisms; PubMedId : 14702302, 2195019; Product type t : transporter): MLNVEDARAGYGDIQIVNGVSITVLDHQIVSIVGANGVGKTTLLKAIVGLIPLMGGEIEFDGKRLNGMTTDQINDCGVVLVPEGRQLFSNMTVEENLDVGSCTRKNRLNRQHNKEEIYTIFPRLKERALQLAGTLSGGEQQMVATARALMSNPRLLIMDEPSWGLAPLMVAELFRTIETVRQRGTSVLLVEQNVYKTLQISDWAYVIEHGNVSMQGVGAELLQNDDLKKAYLGI, translated from the coding sequence ATGCTTAATGTCGAGGATGCGCGCGCGGGCTATGGGGATATCCAGATTGTCAACGGGGTTTCCATCACGGTGCTGGATCATCAGATCGTGTCCATCGTCGGTGCGAACGGGGTGGGAAAAACCACGCTGCTCAAGGCGATTGTCGGCCTGATCCCGCTTATGGGCGGAGAAATCGAGTTCGATGGGAAAAGGCTCAACGGAATGACGACCGATCAGATCAACGACTGCGGCGTCGTCCTTGTACCGGAGGGCAGGCAGCTGTTCAGCAACATGACGGTGGAGGAAAATCTCGACGTCGGCTCGTGCACCAGGAAAAACCGCCTGAACCGGCAGCACAACAAGGAGGAAATCTACACCATTTTTCCCCGCCTGAAGGAGCGCGCCCTGCAGCTTGCCGGGACCCTCTCCGGCGGGGAGCAGCAGATGGTCGCGACGGCGCGGGCGCTCATGTCGAATCCCAGGCTTCTGATTATGGATGAACCCTCCTGGGGGCTCGCGCCGCTCATGGTCGCCGAGCTGTTCCGCACCATAGAGACCGTGCGCCAAAGGGGCACCTCCGTCCTGCTCGTGGAGCAGAATGTTTACAAAACCCTGCAGATTTCCGACTGGGCCTATGTGATCGAGCACGGGAACGTCAGCATGCAAGGGGTCGGAGCGGAGCTGCTCCAAAACGACGATCTGAAAAAGGCATACCTGGGAATTTAG
- a CDS encoding Cupin_2 domain-containing protein gives MLHFSVNEIKGKVISRGTVNERRIQLIASPKSPAKREGYGCGITTIPPGHVHEEHAHAASEELIYVLSGEGSGVVGGKQAIPLRPGDVISLEKGEPHQFVNTGRDELRLYWIYSPSGPEVRFLDE, from the coding sequence ATGCTGCATTTCTCGGTGAATGAAATCAAAGGGAAAGTAATCAGCCGGGGGACCGTGAACGAGCGGCGCATTCAGCTGATCGCCTCCCCGAAATCCCCGGCAAAGCGGGAAGGCTACGGCTGCGGGATCACAACGATCCCGCCGGGGCATGTCCACGAGGAGCATGCCCACGCAGCCAGCGAGGAGCTGATCTATGTGCTGAGCGGCGAAGGGAGCGGGGTGGTCGGGGGAAAACAGGCGATCCCGCTCAGGCCGGGGGACGTTATTTCGCTGGAGAAAGGGGAACCGCATCAGTTTGTGAACACGGGGCGGGATGAACTTCGGCTTTATTGGATCTATTCCCCGTCCGGCCCGGAGGTCCGCTTTCTGGATGAATGA
- a CDS encoding Putative transketolase N-terminal section (Evidence 3 : Putative function from multiple computational evidences), with translation MNDLKEQEVNDMLEKEQIRELKRFSKRIQMEVMKMIAEIGVGHLGGSLSITDLLAVLYGAEMKYDPENPRWEGRDWLVVSKGHSGPAVYAALALKGFMPMSRLATLNRPGTDLPSHCDRNHTPGIDMTTGSLGQGASSAAGIALAHKMDGKKNRIYLVLGDGELDEGQVWEMALFAPQHRLSNLTAFVDYNRLQLDGPTDEICALGDIAAKFREFGWYAQSIDGHDVSAVYEAIEKAKKESEKPSMIVLNTIKGNGWSGSADRASCHNQTVSKEQLADALREMEAALKEIEEEGENE, from the coding sequence ATGAATGATTTGAAAGAACAAGAGGTGAACGATATGTTGGAGAAGGAACAGATCAGAGAACTGAAGCGGTTTTCCAAGCGGATCCAGATGGAAGTGATGAAGATGATCGCGGAGATCGGCGTTGGGCATCTTGGCGGCTCTCTTTCCATAACGGATCTGCTGGCCGTTCTGTACGGCGCGGAAATGAAGTACGACCCGGAGAACCCGAGGTGGGAAGGACGCGACTGGCTGGTCGTTTCCAAGGGGCATTCCGGGCCGGCGGTGTACGCCGCCCTCGCGCTCAAGGGATTTATGCCGATGAGCCGGCTTGCGACGCTGAACCGGCCCGGAACCGATCTGCCCAGCCACTGCGACCGCAACCATACGCCCGGGATCGATATGACGACGGGGTCTTTGGGGCAGGGAGCCTCCAGTGCCGCGGGCATTGCGCTGGCCCACAAAATGGACGGGAAGAAGAACCGGATTTATCTTGTGCTCGGCGACGGCGAGCTCGACGAGGGCCAGGTCTGGGAGATGGCCCTGTTTGCCCCGCAGCACAGGCTTTCGAACCTGACGGCCTTTGTGGACTACAACAGGCTTCAGCTCGACGGTCCGACGGATGAAATCTGCGCGCTCGGGGATATCGCCGCAAAGTTCCGGGAGTTCGGCTGGTATGCCCAGTCGATCGACGGGCACGACGTTTCCGCCGTTTATGAAGCGATTGAGAAAGCAAAAAAGGAAAGCGAAAAGCCCTCCATGATTGTCCTGAACACCATCAAGGGGAACGGATGGAGCGGTTCCGCCGACCGGGCGTCCTGCCACAACCAGACTGTTTCCAAAGAGCAGCTGGCGGATGCCCTGCGGGAGATGGAAGCGGCGCTGAAGGAAATCGAAGAGGAGGGCGAAAACGAATGA
- a CDS encoding Putative transketolase C-terminal section (Evidence 3 : Putative function from multiple computational evidences) codes for MSIRIAAEHLPEKKEMRRVYCETLMELAENNRNIVVLDADLMGAMGTKPFQARFPEQTVDCGIQEANMMGVAAGLSAVGKVPFAHTFGPFATRRACDQIFVSGAYARMNVKVVGSDPGITAMLNGGTHMPFEDMGIMRGIPTMTILEPTDCAMLRDLIRQIAGIYGMYYMRLVRKTCVQIYEEGSEFEIGKAVMLRDGSDVTLIASGFCTAEALKAAKTLSAQGIEARVLNLFTWKPIDTNAVVAAAGDTGAIVTAENHNVINGLGSAVAEVLAKNRPVPVEMVGVQDRFGEVGPLDYLADRFGLTEPYIVEAARKAVSRKMQKNME; via the coding sequence ATGAGCATCCGAATCGCGGCGGAGCATCTTCCGGAAAAAAAGGAAATGCGGCGCGTATACTGCGAAACGCTGATGGAGCTTGCGGAAAACAACCGGAACATCGTGGTGCTGGATGCGGACCTGATGGGCGCGATGGGGACCAAGCCGTTCCAGGCCAGGTTCCCGGAGCAGACCGTGGACTGCGGAATCCAGGAAGCCAACATGATGGGCGTGGCGGCCGGCCTTTCCGCGGTGGGGAAAGTTCCGTTTGCGCACACGTTCGGCCCGTTTGCAACCCGCAGGGCCTGCGACCAGATTTTTGTGTCCGGCGCCTATGCAAGGATGAACGTCAAGGTGGTCGGCTCCGACCCCGGAATCACGGCCATGCTCAACGGCGGGACCCACATGCCGTTTGAGGATATGGGCATCATGCGGGGAATTCCGACCATGACGATTCTGGAGCCGACCGACTGCGCCATGCTGCGCGACCTCATCAGGCAGATCGCGGGGATTTACGGGATGTACTACATGCGTTTGGTGCGCAAGACGTGCGTCCAAATTTACGAAGAGGGCTCCGAGTTTGAAATCGGGAAGGCCGTCATGCTGCGGGATGGCTCCGATGTGACGCTGATCGCGAGCGGCTTCTGCACGGCGGAGGCGCTGAAAGCGGCCAAAACGCTTTCCGCGCAGGGGATCGAGGCGCGCGTCCTCAATTTGTTCACCTGGAAACCGATCGACACAAATGCGGTCGTCGCGGCAGCCGGGGATACCGGGGCCATCGTCACCGCCGAAAACCACAATGTGATCAACGGCCTCGGCTCCGCCGTTGCCGAGGTGCTCGCGAAGAACCGCCCGGTCCCGGTCGAAATGGTCGGCGTGCAGGACCGGTTCGGCGAGGTCGGCCCGCTCGATTACCTTGCGGACCGCTTCGGCCTGACGGAACCGTACATCGTGGAGGCTGCGAGAAAAGCGGTTTCCAGAAAAATGCAGAAAAATATGGAATAG
- a CDS encoding Zinc-binding dehydrogenase — protein sequence MMKAAVIRSVGNLELCEVEKPVIGEGEALIRVEYIGICGTDVHVLNGHHATAVYPLIPGHEFVGKLDEIKGEGAERFQPGDTVVAQELITCGSCDACAKGEDNVCRDLKIIGVHADGGFAQYVKVKTRKMYRVPDGVDLRLAALTEPLAVAVHDVRRSGLQVGETALVVGGGPIGMLIAIVARAAGARKVVVSEVNDFRRNFAAEMGFGVVNPLDPDADAQLRKLSENRGFDASFEAAGVESAITACVEHTKNTGTVVAIAIAPKAYPVSTSKIFAKELTLRGVRIHSQYNFMGAIDLLGSGMINDSLRKLISKVYSLDDIVAAFDCAQNGKDCFKVLVKVD from the coding sequence ATGATGAAAGCAGCGGTAATCCGTTCCGTCGGGAACCTGGAGCTCTGCGAGGTGGAAAAACCCGTCATCGGTGAGGGCGAGGCGCTGATCCGGGTGGAATACATCGGGATCTGCGGGACGGACGTCCATGTTCTGAACGGCCATCATGCAACGGCGGTGTATCCGCTGATCCCCGGGCATGAATTCGTGGGGAAGCTGGATGAAATCAAAGGGGAGGGCGCCGAACGGTTCCAACCGGGCGACACCGTCGTCGCGCAGGAGCTGATCACCTGCGGAAGCTGCGACGCGTGTGCAAAGGGGGAGGACAACGTCTGCCGGGACCTGAAGATCATCGGCGTACACGCAGACGGCGGGTTCGCGCAGTATGTCAAAGTCAAGACCAGAAAAATGTACCGGGTGCCGGACGGGGTGGACCTTCGGCTTGCGGCTTTGACGGAGCCCCTGGCCGTCGCGGTGCACGACGTGCGGCGCAGCGGACTGCAGGTTGGGGAAACGGCGCTTGTCGTGGGCGGCGGGCCGATCGGCATGCTGATCGCGATTGTGGCGCGGGCCGCGGGGGCGAGAAAGGTCGTCGTTTCGGAAGTCAATGATTTCCGTCGGAATTTCGCGGCGGAAATGGGCTTCGGCGTGGTAAACCCGCTGGACCCCGACGCGGACGCGCAGCTGAGAAAGCTGAGCGAAAACAGGGGATTCGATGCCAGCTTTGAAGCGGCGGGCGTCGAATCGGCGATCACCGCCTGTGTGGAGCATACCAAAAACACCGGAACGGTGGTCGCCATCGCCATTGCGCCGAAAGCGTACCCGGTCAGCACCAGCAAGATCTTTGCGAAGGAGCTGACCCTGCGCGGCGTGAGGATCCATTCCCAGTACAATTTTATGGGTGCCATCGACCTGCTCGGCAGCGGGATGATCAATGACAGTCTGAGAAAGCTGATCAGCAAGGTTTATTCTCTGGATGACATCGTGGCCGCGTTCGATTGCGCGCAGAACGGGAAGGACTGCTTCAAGGTTCTTGTCAAGGTGGATTAG
- the 4hbD gene encoding NAD-dependent 4-hydroxybutyrate dehydrogenase, whose product MKQMILKPALHRFETCGQFAEEFQIGRGDLIITNEYIFQPCFGELKLPADVVYQEKYGAGEPSDDMFEAMYADIAKLGRHRRIIGIGGGTVLDLSKLFSLKNIHPVTDLYDRKLEVAKDKELVLVPTTCGTGSEVTNISILAFNGRHSKLGLAADELYATDAVLIPELLRGLPFRFFATSSIDALVHSVESSLSPKATPYTKLFGYKAMEMILKGYQKIAWDGEEARFPLLGDFIVASNFAGLAFGTAGCAAVHAMSYPLSGTFHVAHGEANYALFTGVLKNYMEIDPNGKISELNRFLAGLLGCGTERVYDELEKLLGRIIKKRALHEYGATQEMLEEWTGSVLRTQGRLMQNNYVPLDAERVLKIYRELF is encoded by the coding sequence ATGAAACAGATGATACTGAAGCCTGCCCTGCACCGGTTTGAAACGTGCGGGCAGTTCGCGGAAGAATTCCAGATCGGAAGGGGTGACCTGATCATCACGAACGAATACATCTTTCAGCCGTGCTTCGGGGAGCTGAAGCTTCCGGCGGATGTGGTCTATCAGGAGAAATACGGCGCGGGGGAGCCGTCAGACGATATGTTCGAAGCCATGTACGCCGACATTGCAAAGCTGGGGCGGCACAGGCGGATCATCGGAATCGGCGGGGGAACGGTACTCGATCTTTCCAAGCTCTTTTCCCTGAAAAACATCCACCCCGTCACCGACCTTTACGACAGAAAGCTGGAGGTGGCAAAGGACAAGGAGCTGGTCCTCGTACCCACCACATGCGGCACGGGCTCCGAGGTGACCAATATTTCTATCCTCGCGTTCAACGGCAGGCACAGCAAGCTGGGGCTCGCGGCGGATGAGCTTTACGCGACCGACGCCGTGCTGATCCCGGAGCTGCTGCGCGGCCTTCCGTTCCGCTTCTTTGCGACGAGCTCCATCGACGCCCTGGTGCATTCCGTGGAATCCAGCCTTTCCCCGAAAGCGACTCCCTACACGAAGCTGTTCGGGTACAAGGCGATGGAAATGATCCTGAAGGGCTATCAGAAGATCGCCTGGGATGGAGAGGAAGCGCGCTTTCCCCTGCTGGGGGATTTCATCGTCGCGAGCAATTTCGCCGGCCTCGCGTTCGGCACGGCGGGATGCGCCGCGGTGCACGCCATGAGCTACCCGTTGAGCGGGACGTTCCACGTTGCCCACGGGGAGGCCAATTACGCGCTGTTTACGGGCGTGCTGAAGAATTATATGGAGATCGACCCGAACGGGAAGATCAGCGAGCTGAACCGCTTCCTCGCCGGCCTGCTCGGCTGCGGGACGGAGCGCGTTTACGACGAGCTTGAGAAGCTTCTGGGCCGGATCATCAAGAAGAGGGCACTGCACGAATACGGCGCGACGCAGGAAATGCTGGAAGAATGGACCGGGAGCGTGCTCCGCACGCAGGGGCGGCTGATGCAGAACAACTATGTTCCGCTCGACGCGGAGCGGGTGCTGAAAATCTACCGGGAGCTGTTCTGA
- the abfD gene encoding 4-hydroxybutyryl-CoA dehydratase/vinylacetyl-CoA-Delta-isomerase, giving the protein MALMTGEQYIESIRNMDIQVYMFGKKIENHVDDPILRPSLNSVRMTYDLAQMPEYEDLMTAVSPATGHRINRFTHIHQSAGDLVKKVKMQRLLGQKTGACFQRCVGMDAFNAVYSTTYEVDQKYGTHYHDNFKKFMEYVQENDLTVDGAMTDPKGDRSLPPNKQVDPDLFLRVVERRPDGIVVRGAKAHQTGVLNSHEVIVMPTISMGPDDKDYTVSFAVPMDTRGLFMIIGRQSCDTRKLEHSEMDVGNPEFGGVEALTIFDDVFVPNDRIFLNGETEFAGMLVERFAGYHRQSYGGCKVGVGDVLIGAAALAAEYNGVARASHIKDKLIEMTHLNETLYCCGIACSAEGSPTESGNYMIDLLLANVCKQNVTRFPYEIVRLAEDIAGGLMVTAPSEKDFRDPKLGPYVEKYLRGVAGVSTESRLRVLRLIENLALGTAAVGYRTESMHGAGSPQAQRIMISRQGNIAGKKKLAKALAHIG; this is encoded by the coding sequence ATGGCGTTGATGACAGGAGAACAATATATCGAAAGCATACGGAACATGGACATCCAGGTTTACATGTTCGGAAAGAAAATAGAAAATCATGTGGACGACCCCATTTTGCGCCCGTCGCTGAATTCGGTCCGCATGACCTACGACCTTGCCCAGATGCCGGAATACGAAGACCTGATGACGGCGGTTTCGCCGGCCACCGGGCACAGGATCAACCGGTTCACCCACATCCACCAGAGTGCCGGGGACCTTGTGAAAAAGGTAAAGATGCAGCGTCTGCTGGGGCAGAAGACCGGCGCATGCTTCCAGCGCTGCGTGGGAATGGACGCGTTCAACGCAGTTTACAGCACCACCTATGAGGTGGACCAAAAATACGGGACCCACTATCACGACAACTTCAAAAAGTTTATGGAGTACGTTCAGGAAAACGACCTGACCGTCGACGGCGCGATGACGGACCCGAAGGGGGACCGCTCGCTTCCCCCGAACAAACAGGTTGACCCCGACCTGTTCCTGCGCGTGGTGGAGCGCCGGCCGGACGGCATTGTGGTCCGCGGGGCAAAGGCGCATCAGACGGGCGTGCTCAATTCCCATGAGGTGATCGTGATGCCGACCATCTCCATGGGGCCGGATGACAAGGACTACACGGTCTCCTTCGCCGTGCCGATGGACACCAGGGGCCTGTTCATGATCATCGGCCGCCAGTCGTGCGATACCAGAAAGCTGGAGCACTCCGAAATGGATGTCGGAAACCCGGAATTCGGGGGAGTGGAGGCACTGACGATTTTCGACGATGTGTTCGTCCCGAACGACCGGATTTTCCTCAACGGGGAAACGGAGTTCGCGGGGATGCTGGTGGAGCGCTTTGCCGGCTACCACAGACAGAGCTACGGCGGCTGCAAGGTCGGCGTGGGCGACGTGCTGATCGGCGCGGCGGCCCTGGCCGCCGAATACAACGGCGTCGCGAGGGCCTCGCACATCAAGGATAAGCTGATCGAAATGACCCACCTGAACGAGACGCTCTACTGCTGCGGGATCGCCTGTTCCGCAGAGGGCAGCCCGACCGAATCCGGGAACTATATGATCGACCTTCTCCTCGCAAACGTGTGCAAGCAGAACGTCACGCGCTTCCCGTATGAGATCGTGCGCCTTGCGGAAGATATTGCCGGCGGCCTGATGGTGACGGCGCCTTCGGAAAAGGATTTCCGGGATCCGAAGCTGGGGCCGTATGTCGAAAAGTACCTCAGGGGCGTGGCGGGGGTTTCCACCGAGAGCCGCCTGAGGGTTCTGCGTCTGATCGAGAACCTTGCGCTCGGAACCGCCGCCGTAGGGTACCGGACCGAATCCATGCACGGCGCGGGGTCCCCGCAGGCGCAGCGCATCATGATTTCCCGCCAGGGGAACATCGCGGGGAAGAAGAAGCTCGCAAAGGCTCTTGCGCATATCGGTTAA
- a CDS encoding NifU family protein has protein sequence MQRDTYRELQSVLDREVRPRLAGHGGDVEIEAFQGGVLYLRLLGRCGGCPCAQLTEEQLIREELSRRMPEIRKVQVETPVSGELLDTVRFLLRSTARKP, from the coding sequence TTGCAGCGCGATACATATCGGGAACTGCAGTCCGTTTTGGACAGGGAGGTGCGCCCGCGGCTCGCCGGACACGGCGGGGACGTGGAGATCGAGGCGTTTCAGGGCGGCGTGCTGTATCTCCGCCTGCTGGGAAGGTGCGGCGGATGCCCCTGCGCACAGCTGACCGAAGAGCAGCTCATCCGGGAGGAACTGAGCCGCCGCATGCCGGAAATCCGGAAGGTCCAGGTGGAAACCCCGGTCAGCGGGGAACTGCTGGACACGGTCCGGTTTCTGCTTCGGAGCACCGCGCGGAAGCCATGA
- the cat gene encoding 4-hydroxybutyrate coenzyme A transferase gives MTIGVKYCGGCNPCYDRIKIVSALRREFGGHSIVVPAREGETYDVVAVVCGCGRRCAEHQNLHARCGKAVLSSERDYELLCSLIRKYETNGGSKTMDWKEVYRQRLTTADEAVKHIRSGDRVVVGHAVGEPSALIRAMVRNAEQYRDVEILHMVAMGKSPYCAPEMEGHFRHNSLFVGASTREAVAQGRADVTPVYFSQIPELLRKTLPVDVALIQVSPPDAHGYCSFGVSVDYTKPAAECAETVIAQVNPNMPRTLGDAFIHVGEIDHIVETDDPIIELAPPKIGDAEREIGRYCASLIRDGDTLQLGIGAIPDAVLMFLKDKKDLGIHSEMFSDGVVDLAEAGVVTNRRKTLHPGKSVVTFLMGTRRLYDYVNNNPSVEMYPVDYVNDPYVIAKNDNLVSINSCVQVDLMGQVVSSSVGSRQISGVGGQVDFVRGAGLSRGGRSIMAMPSTAAKGKISKIVDRIDEGASVTTSLYDVNYVITEYGIAQLRGKTMKDRARALVAIAHPQFREQLAGAFEKRFCCRF, from the coding sequence ATGACGATCGGGGTGAAATACTGCGGGGGATGCAACCCGTGCTACGACCGGATCAAAATCGTTTCCGCGCTGCGGCGCGAGTTCGGCGGTCACAGTATCGTCGTCCCGGCGCGGGAAGGGGAAACCTACGACGTCGTCGCGGTCGTCTGTGGGTGCGGCAGACGGTGCGCAGAGCATCAAAATCTCCATGCCCGCTGCGGCAAGGCCGTTCTGTCTTCGGAACGGGATTATGAGCTTCTGTGTTCGCTGATCCGAAAATATGAAACCAACGGGGGGAGCAAGACAATGGATTGGAAAGAGGTTTATCGGCAAAGGCTCACTACGGCGGATGAAGCGGTGAAGCACATCCGATCGGGGGACAGAGTCGTAGTGGGGCATGCGGTGGGCGAGCCGAGCGCTCTGATCAGGGCGATGGTCCGCAACGCGGAACAATACCGCGATGTGGAGATCCTGCATATGGTGGCGATGGGCAAGTCCCCGTACTGCGCCCCGGAAATGGAAGGGCATTTCCGGCACAACAGCCTGTTTGTGGGGGCAAGCACGCGGGAGGCGGTCGCGCAGGGGCGCGCAGACGTGACGCCGGTGTATTTTTCGCAGATTCCCGAGCTGCTGCGCAAAACGCTTCCCGTGGATGTGGCTCTGATCCAGGTGTCCCCGCCGGACGCGCACGGATACTGCAGCTTCGGCGTGTCGGTGGATTACACCAAGCCCGCGGCGGAATGTGCGGAAACCGTGATCGCGCAGGTCAACCCGAACATGCCCCGCACGCTGGGGGACGCTTTCATCCATGTGGGGGAGATCGACCATATCGTGGAGACGGACGATCCGATCATCGAGCTTGCGCCGCCGAAAATCGGGGACGCCGAGCGTGAAATCGGAAGATACTGCGCGTCCCTGATCCGGGATGGAGACACCCTCCAACTGGGAATCGGCGCCATTCCGGACGCGGTCCTGATGTTCCTGAAGGATAAAAAGGATCTTGGAATCCATTCTGAGATGTTCTCCGACGGGGTGGTGGATCTGGCGGAAGCCGGCGTCGTCACGAACCGGCGCAAGACGCTTCATCCGGGAAAGAGCGTGGTCACCTTTCTGATGGGGACCCGCCGGCTGTACGATTATGTGAACAACAACCCCTCGGTGGAAATGTATCCGGTGGATTATGTCAATGACCCGTATGTCATTGCGAAAAATGACAACCTTGTTTCCATCAATTCTTGTGTTCAGGTGGACCTCATGGGCCAGGTCGTTTCCTCGTCGGTCGGGTCCCGACAGATCAGCGGCGTGGGCGGGCAGGTGGATTTTGTCCGCGGCGCCGGACTGAGCCGAGGGGGAAGGAGCATTATGGCGATGCCATCCACGGCGGCGAAGGGAAAAATCTCCAAGATCGTCGACCGGATCGATGAGGGTGCTTCGGTCACCACGTCCCTTTACGACGTCAACTATGTGATAACGGAATACGGAATCGCGCAGCTCCGGGGAAAAACCATGAAAGACCGTGCGAGGGCACTGGTTGCGATCGCTCATCCGCAGTTCAGGGAGCAGCTCGCCGGGGCCTTTGAAAAACGGTTCTGCTGCCGATTCTAA
- the kdpE gene encoding DNA-binding response regulator in two-component regulatory system with KdpD (Evidence 2a : Function from experimental evidences in other organisms; Product type r : regulator) produces the protein MDVKPLVLIVEDEEPICNFITAILDSNGYRVMKTGSGEEGLSMTASYSPDVVLLDLGLPDLDGTEVLKKLRQWTKIPVVVVSARGQEREKVEALDLGADDYIVKPFGTSELLARIRTALRHSPESMGAAAGGKEKFVLGNLEIDYSRRAVFLAGEKIHLTPVEYKILALLAKNAGKVLTHDFIIKEIWGLYSSDSHTLRVNMANIRRKIEENPGEPKYILTEVGVGYRMAEELP, from the coding sequence TTGGACGTGAAGCCGCTGGTTCTGATCGTGGAAGACGAGGAGCCCATCTGCAATTTCATCACGGCGATCCTGGATTCAAACGGCTATCGGGTGATGAAAACCGGGTCCGGTGAAGAAGGGCTTTCCATGACCGCGTCTTATTCCCCGGATGTCGTGCTTCTGGACCTGGGGCTGCCGGACCTTGACGGGACAGAAGTGCTGAAGAAGCTGCGGCAGTGGACGAAAATTCCGGTTGTGGTGGTATCGGCGCGCGGACAGGAGCGGGAAAAAGTGGAGGCCCTCGATCTGGGCGCGGACGATTACATCGTAAAGCCGTTCGGGACTTCCGAGCTTCTTGCCAGAATCCGCACGGCGCTGCGCCACAGCCCCGAAAGCATGGGCGCGGCGGCGGGCGGAAAAGAAAAATTCGTTCTTGGGAATCTGGAAATCGACTATAGCCGCCGCGCGGTATTTCTGGCCGGGGAGAAAATCCATCTGACGCCCGTCGAGTATAAAATTCTGGCGCTGCTGGCAAAAAATGCGGGCAAGGTGCTGACGCACGACTTTATCATCAAGGAAATATGGGGGCTGTATTCCAGCGACAGCCATACGCTGCGCGTCAACATGGCCAACATCCGCAGAAAGATCGAGGAAAACCCGGGCGAGCCCAAATACATTCTGACCGAGGTGGGCGTGGGATACCGGATGGCGGAGGAACTGCCCTGA